tttctctttctttacctttggtacgtAGCAAAGAATAGGAGTTGCCTTTTTCTTGTAGGTGCGATGCTTTCTTTATTCAAAGTAAAGAGGGGCTTCTTGGTAGCAACTTTTTCGATAGTCaccgcgaccttcttagatgcaagatcaacacacttggtcttggtgacatctttaacccttttctcatttaaaacataattctttaagtagaattttacaTCAGCAAAGTGTGgttcagcttcagtgaatggcttatcataGGCAGGATGTTAACTCCGAACCCCTCATCAatcaagattttatttattttttttcctagaaCTTGACCTACCATGCATAAGGGACAATTGTGTAGGGATCCTCCAAACAGAAGATCGTTATTTATAAATgtaatttttgtatcacatacatatGCCTCCTAGCTAAGAGATTCAACAAGCTTTTCAGAAGATGGAGGAACTTCCATGGGCAGATTTCACCATTTGCCCCTTTTTGgtagtattaaaacaagatgtctcaaggttgacttgagcaGTCTTTGCAAGAAACCAACTTGGTAATAATTCTTTCAATGTTACTGGACAACATATTTTTTGGTGGTGAAGATCCATTACCCCTGTCTTCTTCagaagttcaaccaactttatTTCCTTGTTTTTTTCACCATCCTTCTTCTAGTTGGCTGCTCGAATGACTCCTTTTGTAAACTCATCCTTTTTGAGTCTGTGCCTGGTCAATACAACCTTCTTCATCGCCTTCATCAACTGAAGATGTGTCAGGCTCTAATAGTTTCTTATTATGTTCTTCACCACATATTTGGACAGGATCGAGCGAGCCAAaggtgatagagatttgatgagaactagcCATTTCATCGtcaaagaagatcttcttctcatttgCCAATTCCatgactttgtctttaaagaaaaaacactTTTCTAGAGGGTGACTCACAAGCCTATGATACTTataataattagggtcattggtccttccagcttcgTTAGGCTGCTTCATCTCtaggagttcaatgagcttatgcttaAGGAGTTCATTAAAATCTTAgtaacatcagaatcaaggaagggatattccttttcttgcatcttctttaaagttttttgatttggacgtgctccagaagtcgtTTTCATACTTTTCTTCTTGCTCACCTTCGTGGTGACCTTTACAGGAGACACGTTAATATTCATAAattccttattgttattttttgggACAAACTTACCCCATTTTTTGGATTCCTGCTCAttctttccccttcgagggtcatagATAGGCATTGCTCCCTttcagcagaagacatgctcaactccacgTCGTGAGCATGGGTAGCTAACTCTTTAAAGTAGTTAGTCTTAATTCCTTGCAAGATATAGAGAAGCTCCCAGTGCATTCCATGGACGTACATCTCTATTGTAGAAGCTTCGCTGAGCCTATCTTTACAttttaggctagcatttctccatcgagTGATGAAGTCAGTGATTGGTTTGTTCTTTCTTTGctgagtatttgtgagctctaccatgctcactgtacgtcttgtgctataaaagcgatCAGGAATTCATGCTctaattgctcccaactatcgatggagcTAGGCTCAAGGTCTGTATAACAATCAAATGCATTTCtctttagggaacgaacaaactatTTGATAAGATAGTCACCATAAGTTCCAACATTATATATGTCTCAAAAAAGTGTGCAACATATTGTTTTGGGTTCCTTTTGCCGTCAAATTGTTAAAATTTGGGGGTTGATAGCCAGCaagcattttgaggctatctattctcgTAGTGTATGACTTGGTATACacaagggaagacttggtgacaacacCATACTTGTCTTTGggggtcccttcaatgaattccttCAATTGCTCAGTCaggatcattccctcagaagaaacttgtACTTCTTTAGTTGGTGGCGTTTATTTCACAGGATGTTTTGTCTCGTGAGCCTCTGGAGATTTTTCAGGTGCATGGCTAAACTCTTCGTCTATCAGGTCTTCTatcctatccactatcttatcaattcgaGCATCTTGATTATGAATATATTTGGTCAGATagtcaattgcctttgtcagattcgcaAGTTGCTTCTccatagacgaggcatcagttaccattacTTACATGATTACTGGAGACGTTGAAGAGTAACACGAATTGTTACACAAGTTGATTTTTGAAGTTCTCAGCTTATACGGTATTAGTGGAGATAACTCATTTATTGAACGGTCATTGCtctttgcgccagagtatttggaaccagaatgctcaagtagagctagagtcttcttaagcaATTCTGCTATACTACTTTCTCCTTCTGAAAcacttgcattggacttcatttcttttggggttgaagatctaAAAATTGGAGTTGGGATGACACTgaatgtgtttgttgtcctagcaagcgtGCCTTGCTCCTTGTGATAGCTTCTAAGTTTCTGAAAGTAGCACCAAGGAtactttctacttcagcagagaactttgaatcagcaGCCTTGGAAGTAGTTGAatgagagttgaccttcttgaaagtcatttcagtgtTATTGAACTTTgtagttggaaaagttgagatgagaggtagagattgtcccactgggtGTGCCAAAATttattggacaataaaattttgagaccgaaaataaataaattgggaCAAGAAagtattgcaacaatcaatttatttatttcggTATGTAAGTGTTACTATCTCTATGAATTCTCTAATTCGCTTTTTCAAATGTAAATTCAAGgacttaaagcttgatcttgaatttgaacttgattagttgatttgagggacttgatcttgacttgttctcgaattcaagggtttttgagcttgttcttgaatattacaGTCTTGATCTTCAATCTTGATGAACTTggtttgaatgcttgagctttgtagtGAAATTGTGGCCTTtaatccacgagctttctcttgcttctgctaaagttcttagatttttttctgaattatgagacccctatttatagttgtggaaagggaagagtcatgatgaatatggacttcctttgactaatcaaatttaagtgacatgacatcttttatgggcttttgatttcactaggcctACTGcgtcattttgacatgtggcatggtcttATTGACTCTTTCACTTGACTTGGCGTGCTACGTCGTTTGACACGTGACACTTATTTAGGCCTCTAGAATACgataatatcttgggcttagcaaagtgagCTCGTTATTTATAGCCCAAATCAATGagctagcccaataaaaaatgGACTTCaattaaatccatacatgtttggactgaaataattaattcaattatattaatccgcaatatttatttcggactaatctattttgaatttaacataatccaaatTTCgtacgaattttaatttaataaaatttcattgcccacaagtatattttattttttgtttctttcccTTTTGAAATATATGCTTAACACAGTCTTTTCAATTACaccttatttatttcatttatatttctattttgaatcttttttatatgattatattAGATGAAAAACTCACGCATGTCTGAGCATATTAGATCAATATaactttaataaaatttcaattgacgttttgtttcattatttgatacataattatataattatttatgagaTCATCACTTGGTTTAATGTTCTTGTCAattactcttctttttttttttttttataattttattcttttattcacATTCATTTTGAAAAATAGTAGTCATTTAATTTCACCAAACCAATCTTTTTTGGTGTTTAAAAGTTTGTGAAAGATTTCACGAAAAAATCCAAGAGAAGGAGATaacgttatatttttatcaaatttttaatcatCAAAACGTGTGTTTAAGTATGGAAGTATCTGCCCGTTAGATTTAGACAAATTgtagtttttttaaattttacttttaagtCTATATCTATTTTGAGTATGATAAAACAATTGGTTTGAAGTCACCGTAGTTTAGTATTCAGGGTCtgtataaattttaatatattttcctCATCCTATTCTTCATTTAATATCTTTATGTAAAAGATCTCTTCAAcaaataatacttttttttataacTGTAATCGTCGTTCCGTTTATGTATTCTCTCTGAATAATTGTACAAGTTGGCATGTGCAATCAAATTATTACTCTAAAATAGATCTTAGCTAACTTTTGTAAATATAGATAGCCTGAATTAATTTGTTTAGTGTTGTCCGTTCATGTGTTCTCTCTAAACAATTGCACAAGTTGGCATGTGCAATCAAACTATTACTCTAAAATAGATCTTAGCTAACTTTTGTAAATATAGATAGTCTGAATTAATTTCAGTATCAGAAATTGAACCTATGGCAATGGACTTTTTGGTGACGATTGTAAAAGTTTTGCAATAGATGGTCTATTGCAATGATTCTAAtcgttacaaaaaaaaaaattattctagtaGTTCTATAACCGTTGTTGTTGATGGATAACCGTTGCAATTGAGTGTCTTATAGCAATGATTATTTGAACCGTTGCCATAAAGTCACCTACGAAAACAgtttattgaaaaaaaagaagctattgcatgattttcattttttcccatcctattttttcacaaaatcctccaaaaatttaaaaaatatataacaaaaatttaaaaaatctatgaCAAAAATATTTCACTGAGTCAACAAACACCAACTCAATCTCAGTCGACAAACACCAGTACTGTGAGCCGACTTGACTGCCGACTACCGACTACCGCTCCGACTCTCGCTCCGACCACCACTCCGAATACCGCTCCGATTTACAATAAACCAATATATTGCTTCCTAGTAGTAAGTTGATTCATAATAGATTTAGCAGAGCAGATAGATCTAGTAGCTGAATCCTAATAGTAAGTTGAATCCCTTCCTAGTATTCCTAAATCTATTGCACAACGGTCGATTCACATTTCATAGTGTCGTTCGTTCCGGAAAGACTGTAAATTGAAGCATTTCGTCAATGCGTGTTTGATGGTTTGTGGGTCTCAGCTTCCCTTTTCGATTTTTATGTTGAAGTTCTTGATAAAAAGATGATATTTTGAGCTTCTTTAAGGAAATGGCTGTTGGTGATTTGTGAATGCCAACTTccctttttgatttttcaattgaGTTCTTGCACAATAGGTAAAATTTTGATCTATTTTCGTATCCGTTCTTATGGGTGTTTGATTGTTTCTgagttttcaatatttatgtgcTATTAGCTGTGTTTCATGTGGTtcgattatagtattattttgtttttgtactGACTTGCTAttacttgttgttcttgttactATCTGTTATTTATTATACTTCCATTGAAATTCTTCAGAACGATGAGATTTTTGAACAATCATGCCATGTTCTATACTTTTCTTAGACTAGCAACTATTCACTTCCAGCCACCATGCATTAATACTTGGCGAAGGAAATGAATGACTGAATTTTAATGTATGGCCTTGTGTATTTATGTTGAACCAGCTTGTAGTTGAGGTCCTAGTGGATCCTGTTCCATTCAAGAGTATCTCTAAGAAATGAGATGTTGTAGGAGAATAAAGTAGTTAATAGAATTTATTGTCAACTAAAACTGAGCCATTGTGATGatgaattttgcttctttttttaaaTGCATCTTGCCTAGTTGCTCTTTTGAtgtgtttcattattcttctGCTTGAATCATCTACTGGTAGGTCATGCGCTAGTGAAAAAATCTTGGCTGGTTTTTCAGAGTCTTTGACCGGGTGGGAACTCAAGTTTGATTTGTTTTATGGTTTATTTCATTTGAATAAATAAACCAGACGACCTCATATACCTTATGATCACTTTGTAGATATCTATTTATAGTGTGTTAACTTCAGTATATTGTATCATTTACCGTGCCACATGCATTGTTCTCAAGAATGACTTGATGCAGGGTACAAAGACATTCTGTAGCGGTGGTGATCAGGCATTGAGACGTAAGGATGGTTATGCTGATTTTGAAAGCTTTGGTCGCCTCAATGTTTTAGATTTACAGCTAGAGTAATCTACATGTTCTTTgaagtaatttaaaataattttagccTTCAAATTGGTAGCTGTTTGAAACTGATATAAGTTTTGATGTGTCTAGTTCTTAGGCTTCAGTTGGTGCTCTTTCAATTTACcgtattcttcttcttttctacATAGGTGCAAATTCGCCGTCTACCAAAACCAGTAATTGCAATGGTAAggttctctttcttccttttgttaATTGCTTTAAGTATGTGTCTATATATATCacctaattcaattatctttgaAATATTGCTTTTGCTTTTCTTGCAACTAAGGTTGCAGGTTATGCTGTTGGGGGTGGACACATTTTGCATATAATTTGGGATCTAACAATTGCAGCAGACAATGCTATATTTGGTCAGACAGGCCCAAAGGTGATTTTATCAGTGAAATCTTTTTACATGTGTACTTGAGAATGCATATATTAGTAAAATCAGTAAATAAGCATATATTAGAGTGCCAGTAAATGAGCATATATTCAATTGCCTATAGAGAATGTATTCAAC
The Capsicum annuum cultivar UCD-10X-F1 chromosome 6, UCD10Xv1.1, whole genome shotgun sequence DNA segment above includes these coding regions:
- the LOC107852499 gene encoding 1,4-dihydroxy-2-naphthoyl-CoA synthase, peroxisomal, whose protein sequence is MFFEVQIRRLPKPVIAMVAGYAVGGGHILHIIWDLTIAADNAIFGQTGPKVGSFDAGYASSIMSHLVLMLSDFDVQGADSKNIFYLREINDH